A window from Streptomyces sp. FXJ1.172 encodes these proteins:
- a CDS encoding helix-turn-helix domain-containing protein: MEHLVQHAVTTIRERFWEPLSLDELARSAMVSKYYFLRVFTRVTGVTPGRFLCAVRLQEAKRLLLNTSLTVADISVQVGYSSTGSFTRRFTEWVGLSPTQYRKLSLAAPGERREQPALTEVAGPAPQARATGSVTGVLRTAGTVLSPVYVGVFDSTMLQGTPASWTNASASGRFTLARVPVGTWYIHAVAHGRHPECAAEAELTPLTATVGPVRVKGDAAHRLGITLTPPDWTRPPILSALMDLDPQPMAA; this comes from the coding sequence ATGGAGCACCTCGTCCAGCATGCCGTCACCACGATCCGCGAACGGTTCTGGGAGCCGCTGAGCCTCGACGAGCTGGCGCGCAGCGCGATGGTCAGCAAGTACTACTTCCTCCGCGTCTTCACCCGGGTCACGGGTGTCACGCCGGGACGGTTCCTGTGCGCCGTGCGGCTCCAGGAGGCCAAGCGGCTGCTGCTGAACACTTCGTTGACGGTCGCCGACATCTCCGTGCAGGTCGGATACAGCAGCACGGGCAGCTTCACCCGCCGTTTCACCGAGTGGGTGGGGCTGTCTCCCACGCAGTACCGGAAGCTGTCGCTGGCGGCGCCCGGCGAGAGGCGGGAGCAGCCCGCGCTCACCGAAGTGGCCGGGCCGGCGCCGCAGGCACGGGCCACCGGCTCGGTGACAGGGGTGCTGCGCACCGCAGGCACCGTGCTCTCGCCCGTCTACGTCGGCGTCTTCGACAGCACCATGCTCCAGGGCACCCCCGCCTCCTGGACCAACGCGTCCGCGTCGGGGCGCTTCACGCTGGCCCGCGTGCCCGTGGGCACCTGGTACATCCACGCGGTGGCCCACGGCAGGCATCCCGAGTGTGCCGCCGAGGCGGAACTCACCCCGCTGACGGCCACGGTGGGCCCGGTGCGGGTGAAGGGCGACGCGGCCCACCGCCTCGGCATCACCCTGACCCCGCCGGACTGGACCCGGCCACCGATCCTCTCCGCCCTGATGGACCTCGACCCACAGCCGATGGCGGCGTGA
- a CDS encoding condensation domain-containing protein has product MDPVSSVPLSVGQEGSGRAGVRRASAVDAGQLRRMAAVWEQVLKKDGIQPEDSFFTLGGQSLMAGALVSAAGERFGVRIPIRTLFEHSRLGEFTEHVLGLAAPAAPLPDAVSTDVPLEMTAFQRRIWLAELIDPSVRNHVPLAWRVEGRLDPDRLRVALGRLVAEHEILRTRFVDDDDALSVQLGEPWVPPLELLDLRNAPNGMMDWQEAALRRPFDLESGQLLRAALGDLGDGRQVLLLCLHHLVIDGESIPVLLAELDRHYTAPGRPRAVVQYREFAAYQRRQRDSDAWKADLEYWASALEGASADTPLPAPREPEPNGAFQIPLPEGLLDSLRAVQSEHNVSWFMVAATALAVTLHRWTGLDDVTFGSPTANRNQPRFAELLGPCLNTAVLRSRVTADSTVLDALLRMRGEALGALEHQSVEFDDVITRLNPVRRFGHTPYVNVTLNMNLLDDHAAVLDGTRLTPVLDDSLRSNNAKFGLTVTMAQRDGRLIGLVAHRGDQLGAGHAREVADELAGLLARFPKALDEPVMRHG; this is encoded by the coding sequence ATGGACCCCGTGTCGAGTGTTCCGCTGTCCGTCGGTCAGGAGGGGTCCGGGCGGGCCGGGGTCCGGCGGGCGAGCGCCGTGGATGCGGGGCAGCTGCGCCGGATGGCCGCCGTGTGGGAACAGGTGCTGAAGAAGGACGGGATCCAGCCGGAGGACTCGTTCTTCACCCTGGGCGGGCAGTCCCTGATGGCCGGTGCCCTGGTGAGTGCGGCGGGGGAGCGGTTCGGGGTGCGGATCCCGATCCGGACGCTGTTCGAGCACTCCCGGTTGGGCGAGTTCACCGAGCATGTGCTGGGACTGGCGGCGCCCGCGGCACCGCTGCCCGATGCCGTCTCCACGGATGTTCCCTTGGAGATGACCGCTTTCCAGCGGCGTATCTGGCTGGCCGAGCTGATCGATCCGAGCGTGCGCAATCACGTGCCGCTCGCCTGGCGGGTGGAGGGCCGGCTGGACCCGGACCGGCTGCGCGTGGCGCTGGGCCGGCTGGTGGCCGAGCACGAGATTCTCCGTACCCGGTTCGTCGATGACGACGACGCGTTGTCCGTGCAGTTGGGGGAGCCGTGGGTGCCGCCGTTGGAACTGCTCGACCTGCGAAACGCCCCCAACGGCATGATGGACTGGCAGGAAGCCGCCCTGCGCCGGCCGTTCGACCTCGAGTCCGGACAGCTGCTGCGGGCCGCCCTCGGCGATCTCGGTGATGGCCGGCAGGTGCTGCTGCTCTGCCTGCACCACCTGGTGATCGACGGGGAGTCGATTCCCGTCCTGCTCGCGGAGCTGGACCGTCACTACACAGCCCCGGGCAGGCCGCGAGCGGTCGTCCAGTACCGGGAGTTCGCCGCCTACCAACGACGCCAGCGCGACAGCGATGCCTGGAAGGCGGATCTGGAGTACTGGGCGTCCGCACTGGAGGGAGCGTCCGCGGATACGCCGCTGCCCGCGCCGAGGGAGCCGGAGCCGAACGGCGCGTTCCAGATCCCGTTGCCCGAGGGACTGCTGGATTCGCTGCGCGCGGTGCAGTCCGAACACAACGTCAGCTGGTTCATGGTGGCCGCCACCGCGCTGGCGGTGACGCTGCACCGCTGGACCGGCCTCGACGACGTCACGTTCGGGTCTCCGACGGCGAACCGGAATCAGCCCCGGTTCGCCGAACTGCTCGGCCCGTGCCTGAACACCGCGGTGCTGCGCTCCCGGGTGACCGCGGACAGCACAGTGCTGGACGCACTGCTGCGGATGCGCGGCGAGGCGCTGGGTGCGCTGGAGCACCAGAGCGTCGAGTTCGACGACGTGATCACCCGGCTGAATCCGGTCCGGCGGTTCGGACACACCCCCTATGTGAACGTCACGCTGAACATGAACCTGCTGGACGACCACGCCGCCGTGCTGGACGGGACACGGCTGACGCCGGTCCTGGACGACTCACTGCGCAGCAACAACGCCAAGTTCGGCCTGACGGTGACCATGGCGCAACGGGACGGCCGTTTGATCGGGCTGGTGGCCCATCGCGGAGATCAGCTCGGCGCCGGACACGCCCGGGAGGTGGCCGACGAGCTTGCCGGCCTGCTGGCCCGGTTCCCCAAGGCCCTCGATGAGCCGGTCATGCGGCACGGCTGA
- a CDS encoding thioesterase II family protein, whose amino-acid sequence MTKIRVIERPAPATAVTTLYCFPHAGGAAGEYARWAAHTPGLGLSAVQPPGRAHNLGERAFTEMPELVREILAQVRFTPPFALFGHSLGALVAFEVARALEPKPLRLFVSSCPPPPLHRPAQPLHALDDPGLHAEIERRWGPLPAATRSDKDLLSAALACYRADLQVLETYEYVPGPRLRCPVTVIAGAQEPNGRAWMTGWQEHTDAAVESCERPGGHFHTREDLDGLGRLLSDTVRTDLIRAERAVTR is encoded by the coding sequence ATGACCAAAATACGGGTGATCGAGCGCCCGGCGCCGGCCACCGCCGTGACCACCCTGTACTGCTTTCCGCACGCGGGCGGCGCGGCGGGAGAGTACGCGCGGTGGGCGGCGCACACACCTGGCCTGGGGCTGTCGGCCGTCCAGCCACCGGGCAGGGCGCACAACCTCGGGGAGCGGGCGTTCACCGAGATGCCGGAGCTGGTGCGCGAGATCCTCGCGCAGGTGCGGTTCACCCCGCCGTTCGCCCTGTTCGGCCACAGCCTCGGCGCGCTCGTCGCGTTCGAGGTGGCCAGGGCCCTGGAGCCGAAGCCACTACGGCTCTTCGTCTCGTCGTGCCCGCCTCCGCCACTGCACCGGCCGGCCCAGCCGCTGCACGCGCTGGACGATCCCGGGCTGCACGCCGAGATCGAACGACGCTGGGGCCCGCTGCCCGCAGCGACCAGATCCGACAAGGACCTGCTCAGCGCCGCACTGGCCTGCTACCGCGCGGATCTCCAGGTGCTGGAGACCTACGAGTACGTGCCCGGCCCCCGGCTGCGCTGCCCCGTCACCGTCATCGCCGGCGCACAGGAGCCGAACGGCCGGGCGTGGATGACGGGATGGCAGGAACACACCGACGCGGCCGTCGAGTCGTGCGAGCGGCCAGGAGGTCACTTTCACACCCGGGAGGACCTCGACGGCCTGGGCAGGCTGCTCAGCGACACGGTACGCACCGATCTGATCCGAGCCGAGAGAGCCGTGACCAGATGA
- a CDS encoding non-ribosomal peptide synthetase, with product MSDNGLLHTRVPDGAQAAPAWLDSAGRPLTYEELAERSARLARRLADAGAGPGERVALFLERGADMAVAMLGVLRAGAAFVPLGLQEPAPRLARILADCAPAVVLVHDATTARFRHDGVRTLGVAGDAEGEPAAVGTTPDDPAYVIYTSGSSGTPKGVVVEHRNLTPHLDWLAERLPLGPGDRLLQVAPYTFDASLTDFFWPLGAGATVISLAEGDHLDPLAIATALVEHEITAVRLPPAMLPLLLDEPAFRKATGLRYLISGGDRLPASVARRITELLPGVRLFNRYGPTEAAVAVTYHEFDAGTDTGPDVPIGLGVTGAELHVSPEEELLIGGACVARGYLGDAALTAERFVQLPDGGRVFRSGDRVRMTAAGVWEFLGRDDDQVQVNGHRVEIGEVQSALRTHPDVADCVVLPQDQTLAGYVVATANRRSADEIHDYLRDRLPDHMVPNVITFVDRLPMTDRGKVDLAALRATHATPAASPVRTANGPAPAEDPVREVVRRVWSELLGGIELREDDDFFKRGGHSLLAVRAVGRIRAELGHRVPARIMFQKTTLGEFTEAVTEIVTSG from the coding sequence ATGTCGGACAACGGCTTGTTGCACACCCGGGTTCCCGACGGGGCGCAGGCGGCCCCGGCCTGGCTCGACAGTGCCGGACGGCCGCTGACCTACGAGGAGTTGGCCGAGCGGTCGGCACGGCTCGCGAGGCGTCTGGCCGACGCGGGAGCCGGCCCCGGCGAGCGGGTCGCGCTGTTCCTGGAGCGCGGGGCCGACATGGCGGTCGCCATGCTCGGTGTGCTGCGGGCGGGTGCGGCGTTCGTGCCGCTCGGTCTGCAGGAACCCGCCCCTCGGCTGGCACGGATCCTCGCGGACTGCGCACCGGCCGTGGTGCTGGTGCACGACGCGACGACGGCCCGGTTCCGGCACGACGGTGTCCGCACGCTCGGCGTGGCGGGGGACGCGGAAGGCGAACCGGCCGCCGTCGGCACCACCCCGGACGATCCCGCGTACGTCATCTACACCTCCGGATCGTCCGGCACGCCCAAGGGCGTGGTCGTCGAGCACCGCAACCTCACGCCCCACCTGGACTGGCTCGCCGAGCGACTGCCGCTCGGGCCGGGCGACCGGCTGTTGCAGGTGGCGCCTTACACGTTCGACGCCTCGCTGACCGACTTCTTCTGGCCACTGGGTGCGGGCGCCACGGTGATCTCACTCGCCGAGGGCGATCATCTGGACCCGCTCGCCATCGCCACCGCACTCGTCGAGCACGAGATCACCGCGGTCCGGCTCCCCCCGGCGATGCTGCCGTTGCTGCTCGACGAGCCGGCCTTCCGCAAGGCCACCGGCCTGCGGTACCTGATCAGCGGCGGGGACCGGCTGCCGGCCTCGGTGGCCCGCCGTATCACCGAACTGCTGCCCGGAGTAAGGCTGTTCAACCGGTACGGACCGACCGAAGCGGCCGTTGCGGTCACCTACCACGAGTTCGACGCCGGCACGGACACCGGGCCGGATGTGCCGATCGGCCTCGGCGTCACCGGGGCCGAGCTGCATGTCTCGCCGGAGGAGGAGTTGCTGATCGGCGGCGCCTGCGTAGCGCGCGGCTACCTCGGCGATGCCGCGCTCACGGCGGAGCGTTTCGTCCAACTGCCGGACGGGGGGCGGGTGTTCCGCTCCGGTGACCGTGTCCGGATGACCGCTGCGGGCGTGTGGGAGTTCCTCGGCCGGGATGACGACCAGGTTCAGGTCAACGGACACCGGGTGGAGATCGGGGAGGTGCAGTCCGCTCTGCGCACGCATCCGGACGTCGCGGACTGTGTGGTCCTGCCCCAGGACCAGACGCTCGCCGGGTACGTGGTGGCCACGGCGAACCGGCGGTCGGCCGATGAGATCCACGACTACCTGCGGGACAGGCTGCCGGACCACATGGTGCCCAACGTGATCACGTTCGTGGACCGGTTGCCGATGACCGACCGGGGCAAGGTGGATCTCGCGGCCCTGCGTGCCACGCACGCAACGCCCGCCGCGAGCCCGGTGCGCACCGCGAACGGCCCGGCGCCCGCCGAAGACCCGGTGCGGGAGGTGGTCCGGCGGGTGTGGTCCGAACTTCTCGGCGGCATCGAGCTGCGGGAGGACGACGACTTCTTCAAGCGCGGCGGGCATTCGCTGCTCGCGGTGCGCGCGGTCGGCCGGATCCGCGCGGAGCTGGGCCACCGCGTACCGGCGCGGATCATGTTCCAGAAGACGACCCTGGGTGAGTTCACCGAGGCGGTCACGGAGATCGTCACCTCCGGGTGA
- a CDS encoding multidrug effflux MFS transporter: MSRAEEATVGNKRFPKRPAQGGGSSVGKLNRLRRTGLLVTFILGALSAVPPLSMDMYLPALPDVTRTLGSSATMGQLTLTACLTGMALGQLVVGPMSDRWGRRRPLLIGLLVYVVASVSCAVAPNVELLICSRLLQGLAGAAGIVIARAVVRDLYDGLEMARFFSTLLLISSLAPVIAPILGGQVLRFTAWRGVFLVLAVIGVALTALVWRRLPETLPAERRRGGGVLGALFTMRGLVADRVFGGYVMVNGFAYGALFSYIAASPFVIQEIYGASPQTFSLLYGLNSLGMMVVGRINGKLLVGRVRLDKALGVGLGVIACAGTVLLLITGGAFGHAGTVPVACCLFVMISALGLVLPNTSALALMRTPHAAGSASALVGVSCFATGAVATLLVGIAGKGTAVPMAAVQTGSALGAIVSLLVMCRPWENRPQEQPAKQPADRR; the protein is encoded by the coding sequence ATGTCTCGCGCCGAGGAAGCCACCGTCGGAAACAAGCGGTTCCCGAAACGACCGGCGCAGGGCGGCGGCTCGTCCGTCGGCAAGCTCAACAGGCTGCGCCGGACCGGGTTACTCGTCACGTTCATCCTCGGCGCCCTGTCCGCGGTCCCCCCGCTGTCGATGGACATGTACCTCCCGGCCCTCCCGGACGTCACCCGCACGCTGGGCTCGTCGGCCACGATGGGCCAGCTGACCCTCACCGCGTGCCTGACCGGCATGGCGCTCGGACAGCTCGTGGTCGGTCCGATGAGCGACCGGTGGGGACGGCGCCGGCCGCTGCTGATCGGGCTGCTCGTCTATGTCGTAGCCTCCGTGAGCTGCGCCGTCGCGCCCAATGTGGAGCTGCTGATCTGCTCCAGGCTGCTGCAGGGTCTCGCGGGTGCGGCCGGGATCGTCATCGCCCGTGCCGTCGTACGTGACCTCTACGACGGCCTGGAGATGGCCCGGTTCTTCTCCACGCTGCTGCTGATCTCCAGCCTCGCTCCGGTCATCGCGCCCATCCTCGGCGGGCAGGTGCTGCGGTTCACCGCCTGGCGGGGTGTCTTCCTCGTCCTCGCCGTCATCGGTGTCGCACTCACCGCGCTGGTCTGGCGCCGGCTGCCCGAGACCCTGCCGGCCGAGCGGCGCCGGGGCGGCGGCGTGCTCGGGGCCCTGTTCACCATGCGCGGACTGGTCGCCGACCGGGTCTTCGGCGGGTACGTGATGGTGAACGGCTTCGCCTACGGTGCGCTGTTCTCGTACATCGCCGCCTCGCCGTTCGTGATCCAGGAGATCTACGGCGCGTCCCCGCAGACCTTCTCCCTGCTCTACGGCCTCAACTCGCTCGGCATGATGGTCGTCGGCCGGATCAACGGCAAGCTCCTCGTCGGCCGGGTCCGCCTGGACAAGGCGCTCGGGGTCGGGCTCGGCGTGATCGCCTGCGCCGGGACGGTACTGCTGCTGATCACCGGGGGTGCCTTCGGCCACGCGGGCACGGTCCCGGTCGCCTGCTGCCTCTTCGTCATGATCTCCGCGCTGGGCCTGGTCCTGCCCAACACCAGCGCGCTCGCCCTGATGCGCACTCCGCACGCCGCGGGTTCCGCGTCCGCGCTGGTCGGCGTCTCGTGCTTCGCCACGGGTGCGGTCGCCACGCTGCTCGTCGGCATCGCGGGCAAGGGCACGGCGGTGCCGATGGCCGCGGTGCAGACGGGCAGCGCGCTGGGCGCGATCGTGTCCCTGCTGGTCATGTGCCGTCCTTGGGAGAACCGGCCGCAGGAGCAGCCGGCGAAGCAGCCGGCCGACCGCCGCTGA
- a CDS encoding condensation domain-containing protein has protein sequence MHRSITGTYLKHYANVRDGADELMPLTGAQRRFHHTRSADPHDRVRILPVFVEFPPGLLSAHRLEQAARSVLLRHPALRGTADTAGGVPVLRIGPLPADPVVREIVASDDGAVWAALDDWPAGRGSFRVLLARDEKRDLLAIGFDHLVCDGESTGLVLDALVSGYQSGERVPDSVAAAELRRYREAVEQQLTREHEASGPEALAHWTSRVRDAGPGLWSRNAGEAGGQASAWQRVALPDSATDRPFPVLLAACHTALTRIPGTAPVAYTWGGHDEAGVVGCFINTVLANPQGEGVRESWWEDLEFVDTPFDEVVRAARASHAPWTGHLDLVLTLIDRTRRPAPVLDGVPGRFRYPPGNSIEEPVIVTAVHDQGELSLRIDHDPTIVPGAAAAGIAGVLRESLVDAGHAEG, from the coding sequence GTGCACCGGAGTATCACCGGGACCTACCTCAAGCATTACGCGAACGTCCGCGACGGAGCCGACGAGCTGATGCCACTGACCGGCGCGCAGCGCAGGTTCCACCACACCAGGTCCGCCGATCCGCACGACCGGGTCAGGATCCTGCCGGTCTTTGTGGAATTCCCGCCCGGCCTGTTGTCGGCTCACCGGCTGGAACAGGCAGCGCGATCGGTCCTGCTGCGGCATCCGGCGTTGCGCGGCACGGCGGACACGGCCGGCGGGGTGCCGGTCCTGCGGATAGGTCCGCTTCCCGCGGATCCGGTCGTGCGGGAAATCGTGGCCTCGGACGACGGCGCCGTATGGGCCGCGCTGGACGACTGGCCCGCCGGGCGGGGTTCGTTCCGGGTGCTCCTGGCCAGGGACGAGAAGCGGGATCTGCTGGCCATCGGGTTCGACCACCTGGTCTGTGACGGCGAGTCCACCGGCCTCGTGCTGGACGCGCTGGTGTCCGGCTATCAGAGCGGGGAGCGGGTGCCGGACTCCGTGGCCGCCGCCGAACTGCGCCGCTACCGGGAAGCGGTGGAGCAGCAGCTGACGAGGGAACACGAGGCGAGCGGGCCGGAGGCGTTGGCGCACTGGACATCACGGGTGCGTGACGCGGGGCCCGGCCTGTGGAGCAGGAACGCGGGCGAAGCGGGCGGGCAGGCCTCGGCCTGGCAGCGCGTCGCGCTGCCGGATTCGGCCACGGACCGGCCGTTCCCGGTGTTGCTGGCCGCCTGCCACACGGCGCTGACCCGGATACCGGGAACCGCGCCGGTCGCCTATACCTGGGGAGGCCACGACGAGGCGGGTGTGGTCGGCTGCTTCATCAACACGGTGCTGGCCAACCCGCAGGGCGAGGGCGTTCGCGAGAGCTGGTGGGAGGACCTGGAGTTCGTGGACACCCCGTTCGACGAAGTCGTCCGGGCCGCCAGGGCGTCACACGCGCCGTGGACCGGCCACCTCGACCTCGTGCTGACCCTCATCGATCGCACGCGCCGCCCGGCGCCGGTGCTGGACGGCGTGCCCGGCCGGTTCAGGTATCCGCCGGGCAACAGCATCGAGGAACCGGTGATCGTCACGGCCGTCCACGACCAGGGGGAGTTGTCGCTGCGCATCGATCACGATCCCACGATCGTGCCCGGCGCCGCCGCAGCCGGGATCGCCGGCGTACTGCGTGAATCCCTCGTGGACGCCGGCCATGCCGAGGGCTGA
- a CDS encoding aldo/keto reductase — protein sequence MKYVKLGSTGVDVSRICLGALSFGVPGQGVHRWTLDLDEARPMLLHALESGVNFVDTANVYSAGTSEQIVGQILREYGHREEIVLATKVHGRTRPGPNGVGLSRKAIMAEIDNSLRRLGTDYVDLYQIHRWDPATPIEVTMEALHDVVKAGKALHIGASSMWAWQFAKAQYVAERNGWTPFTTMQNHYNLIYREEEREMLPLCADQGVAVIPWSPLARGRLAREWDSVSARSETDEFGKTLYLDTDREIVERLGQLAAKRGLPMAQLALAWMLSKPEITSPIVGATKMSHLQDAIAAVDVELDDEEINYLEEPYQPHNVSGHPITQLPGQH from the coding sequence TTGAAGTACGTCAAGCTGGGCTCGACCGGCGTGGACGTATCGCGGATTTGCCTGGGCGCCCTGAGTTTCGGCGTGCCCGGCCAGGGCGTCCACCGCTGGACCCTGGACCTGGACGAAGCACGGCCGATGCTGCTGCACGCCCTGGAGTCCGGGGTGAACTTCGTGGACACCGCCAACGTCTACTCCGCCGGGACCAGCGAGCAGATCGTCGGGCAGATACTGCGCGAATACGGCCACCGCGAAGAGATCGTGCTGGCGACCAAGGTCCACGGGCGGACGCGCCCCGGACCCAACGGCGTGGGACTGTCCCGCAAGGCGATCATGGCCGAGATCGACAACAGCCTGCGCAGGCTCGGCACCGACTACGTCGACCTCTACCAGATCCACCGGTGGGACCCGGCGACGCCGATCGAGGTCACCATGGAGGCGCTGCACGACGTGGTGAAGGCGGGCAAGGCACTGCACATCGGCGCGTCGTCGATGTGGGCCTGGCAGTTCGCCAAAGCCCAGTACGTCGCCGAGCGCAACGGCTGGACTCCGTTCACCACCATGCAGAACCACTACAACCTGATCTACCGCGAAGAAGAGCGGGAAATGCTGCCCCTGTGCGCCGACCAGGGCGTCGCCGTCATCCCCTGGAGCCCCTTGGCCAGGGGACGGCTCGCCAGGGAATGGGACAGCGTCAGCGCCCGCAGCGAGACCGACGAGTTCGGCAAGACCCTCTACCTCGACACCGATCGCGAGATCGTCGAGCGGCTCGGACAACTGGCCGCCAAACGCGGGCTGCCGATGGCACAGCTCGCGCTGGCGTGGATGCTCTCCAAGCCGGAGATCACCTCCCCCATCGTCGGCGCCACCAAGATGAGCCATCTCCAGGACGCCATCGCCGCGGTGGACGTGGAACTCGACGACGAAGAGATCAACTACCTCGAAGAGCCGTACCAGCCGCACAACGTCTCCGGGCACCCCATCACGCAGTTGCCCGGCCAGCACTGA
- a CDS encoding type III polyketide synthase produces MEETLDFAARVHAGKPQLPLALRLIRNTGVQTRHIVQPIEQTLKHPGLTERNRIYEAESKKWTPLVIEEALKNADVAARDIDAIIYVSCTGFLMPSLTAWIINKLGFRPDTRQIPIAQLGCAAGGAAINRAHDFCVAHPGSNVLIVSAEFCSLCYQPDMDDIGSLLSDGLFGDAAAAAVVRGNGGIGIELERNASYLIPNTEEWISYAVRDTGFHFQLDRRVPGTMEPLAPVLREFAKDHSWDAGKLDFYIVHAGGPRILDDLAKYLEVDRNVFRHSWSTLNEYGNIASAVVLEAARRLFEEDTPAPGATGLIAGFGPGITAEMALGTWAEHTPQTLD; encoded by the coding sequence ATGGAAGAGACTCTGGATTTTGCCGCCAGGGTCCACGCAGGAAAGCCGCAGCTGCCGTTGGCGCTCCGCCTGATCCGGAACACGGGAGTGCAGACGCGGCATATCGTCCAGCCCATCGAGCAGACGCTCAAGCACCCGGGCCTGACGGAACGCAACCGCATCTACGAGGCCGAGTCGAAGAAGTGGACCCCTCTGGTCATCGAAGAGGCCCTGAAGAACGCCGATGTGGCGGCCCGTGACATCGACGCCATCATCTATGTGTCGTGCACCGGCTTCCTGATGCCGTCGCTGACCGCGTGGATCATCAACAAGCTGGGCTTCCGCCCTGACACCCGTCAGATACCCATCGCCCAGCTCGGCTGCGCAGCCGGTGGTGCGGCGATCAACCGCGCCCACGACTTCTGCGTCGCCCACCCCGGCAGCAACGTCCTCATCGTCTCGGCCGAGTTCTGCTCGCTGTGCTACCAGCCGGACATGGACGACATCGGCTCCCTGCTGTCCGACGGCCTGTTCGGTGACGCCGCCGCCGCCGCCGTGGTGCGCGGCAACGGCGGCATCGGCATCGAGCTGGAGCGCAACGCCTCCTACCTCATTCCGAACACCGAGGAGTGGATCTCCTACGCGGTGCGCGACACCGGCTTCCACTTCCAGCTCGACCGCCGCGTGCCCGGCACGATGGAGCCGCTCGCCCCGGTGCTGCGGGAGTTCGCCAAGGACCACAGCTGGGACGCCGGCAAGCTCGACTTCTACATCGTGCACGCCGGCGGTCCGCGCATCCTCGACGACCTCGCCAAGTACCTCGAGGTCGACCGCAATGTGTTCCGCCACAGCTGGTCGACGCTGAACGAGTACGGCAACATCGCCAGCGCCGTCGTCCTCGAGGCCGCCCGCAGGCTGTTCGAGGAGGACACCCCGGCGCCCGGCGCGACCGGTCTGATCGCGGGGTTCGGTCCCGGCATCACCGCCGAGATGGCGCTGGGCACCTGGGCCGAGCACACGCCGCAGACCCTTGACTGA